In Mixophyes fleayi isolate aMixFle1 chromosome 11, aMixFle1.hap1, whole genome shotgun sequence, one DNA window encodes the following:
- the LOC142106769 gene encoding uncharacterized protein LOC142106769: MDPESWKMAATNFKFLNRQNDMTAPKNLQVYHGKYINTERFVKRTTNVLISEGTAKLEGRYIHANRKANYGHGLISVEQGEIKKACSVESRTTTVKRYSINKWAELVPDQMDHRENVALSTYSKDSKNVKSPFGVEVKRFPTQTRVDSRTFIPQREKTNSQVFRDDIKVNASSCTDAKDPVSVLCNRTKVHSGKTRIKNESILQSTEDVHCEDSSLYLGIPFHHSLKRIMVQNNVPHHSGTSEQWKRIKISGQESSVRTMDRVHQKMFDQHRLPYKEIPTVSGAFTHTDNGKPVACRATVNRMQRDKFRNSLPDKTKGDHAVSKQKDKPVGSSTYRRFLLIDSQGLPYTVVVEEPKSTKLSSPSIESSSNSTHIDGSKSLAPRKVYKCPVCFRIFEYLSYLQRHSIAHSQQKPHVCKICGKAFKRTSHLTRHKYTHFGGKPCQCQICQRRFRDAGELIRHQQSHNGERPHQCEVCNMRFGEHSSLQRHMLSKHIK; encoded by the coding sequence ATGGATCCAGAAAGCTGGAAAATGGCAGcaaccaactttaaatttctgaaCCGGCAAAATGACATGACTGCACCCAAAAACTTACAAGTATATCAtggaaaatacataaatacagaaAGATTTGTTAAGAGGACCACCAATGTATTGATAAGTGAAGGGACTGCAAAGCTGGAAGGCAGATACATACATGCCAACAGAAAAGCCAATTATGGACATGGCCTCATATCTGTTGAACAAGGGGAAATTAAAAAAGCTTGTTCTGTGGAAAGCCGAACAACTACTGTCAAGAGATATTCCATAAACAAATGGGCTGAATTGGTGCCAGATCAAATGGACCACAGAGAAAATGTAGCACTTAGCACTTATAGCAAAGATTCAAAGAACGTAAAGTCACCTTTTGGAGTAGAAGTTAAAAGATTTCCAACTCAAACTAGAGTCGATAGTCGTACTTTTATTCCACAAAGAGAAAAGACAAATTCACAAGTTTTCAGAGATGATATAAAGGTCAATGCTTCCAGTTGTACTGATGCCAAAGATCCAGTCTCAGTCCTGTGCAACAGGACTAAAGTCCATAGTGGGAAAACCAGAATAAAAAATGAATCCATTTTACAAAGTACTGAAGATGTTCACTGTGAAGACTCTAGCCTTTATCTTGGAATTCCATTTCATCATTCTCTTAAGCGGATTATGGTGCAAAATAATGTACCACATCACAGTGGGACAAGTGAACAATggaaaagaattaaaataagtgGTCAAGAATCTTCAGTGCGCACAATGGATAGAGTCCACCAGAAAATGTTTGATCAACATCGTTTACCTTACAAAGAAATACCTACTGTAAGTGGAGCATTTACCCATACAGATAATGGCAAACCTGTTGCATGTAGGGCTACAGTAAATAGAATGCAAAGAGATAAATTTAGAAATTCACTCCCTGATAAAACAAAAGGGGATCATGCAGTTTCTAAACAAAAAGACAAGCCTGTAGGAAGCTCCACTTATAGGAGATTTCTCCTTATTGATAGCCAAGGGCTGCCTTACACTGTGGTTGTAGAAGAGCCTAAATCAACAAAATTAAGTAGTCCATCCATTGAGTCCAGCTCAAATAGTACACACATTGATGGCTCAAAATCTCTAGCTCCTCGCAAGGTCTATAAATGTCCAGTGTGCTTTAGGATATTTGAGTATCTTTCCTATCTCCAGAGACACAGCATTGCCCATTCTCAACAGAAGCCTCATGTGTGCAAGATTTGTGGCAAAGCTTTTAAGAGGACTTCACATCTTACACGTCACAAGTACACTCATTTTGGTGGAAAACCTTGCCAGTGCCAAATCTGTCAACGCAGGTTTCGGGATGCTGGTGAGCTGATACGTCATCAGCAGAGCCATAATGGAGAAAGACCTCACCAATGTGAAGTTTGTAATATGCGCTTTGGAGAACACAGCAGTTTGCAGCGTCACATGCTttcaaaacatattaaataa